In one window of Cellulophaga sp. HaHa_2_95 DNA:
- a CDS encoding DUF1697 domain-containing protein encodes MTTYILLLRGINVSGQKKIKMVDLKLALEKLGLKNVQTYIQSGNVVFESDELSKPILIASIESLILKTFEFEVPALLFEAKEIKLILENSPYLAAETVAANHSYFVLFKTPAEDSLKQKLQSETFLNEEFSISSACIYLKCNVGYGKAKCNNNFFERKLKIQTTTRNYKTMSKLVALAGVFN; translated from the coding sequence ATGACAACCTATATTTTACTTTTACGAGGCATAAATGTTTCGGGTCAGAAAAAAATTAAGATGGTAGATTTGAAACTGGCTCTTGAAAAGTTAGGTTTGAAAAATGTACAAACTTATATACAAAGTGGTAACGTAGTTTTTGAATCAGATGAATTATCAAAGCCAATTTTGATTGCTTCTATTGAAAGCCTGATTCTAAAAACATTTGAATTTGAAGTTCCAGCACTGCTTTTCGAAGCAAAAGAAATTAAATTAATTTTAGAAAATTCGCCATACTTAGCGGCTGAAACCGTAGCAGCAAACCATTCTTACTTTGTACTTTTTAAAACACCAGCAGAAGATTCTTTGAAACAAAAACTGCAATCAGAGACATTTTTAAATGAAGAATTTAGCATTTCATCAGCATGCATTTACTTGAAATGTAATGTAGGTTATGGTAAAGCAAAGTGCAACAATAATTTTTTTGAACGAAAACTGAAAATCCAAACAACCACGAGAAATTATAAAACGATGTCTAAATTAGTGGCGCTTGCTGGGGTTTTTAATTGA
- a CDS encoding mevalonate kinase, with translation MKGPLFYSKILLFGEYGIIKDSKGLSIPYNFFKGALKSDDNLSEEAKKSNESLERFAAYLEELAIDNPELVAFDVASLKNDVAQGMYFDSSIPQGYGVGSSGALVAAIYDKYAFDKITVLENLTREKLLTLKTIFGKMESFFHGKSSGLDPLNSYLSLPILINSKDNIESTSIPSQNAEGKGAVFLLDSGIVGETAPMVQIFMEQMKEKGFRKMLKEQFIKHTDACVEDFVSGNVSSLFGNLKQLSHVVLDNFKPMIPVEFHKLWKHGIDTNEYYLKLCGSGGGGYILGFTEDFEKAKKSLNGHKLEVVYNF, from the coding sequence GTGAAGGGACCATTATTTTATTCAAAAATTTTACTTTTCGGAGAATATGGAATTATAAAAGATTCGAAAGGATTGTCCATACCTTATAATTTCTTTAAAGGAGCTTTAAAATCTGATGATAATTTATCTGAAGAGGCAAAGAAGTCTAATGAAAGTTTGGAACGTTTTGCTGCATATCTTGAAGAATTAGCAATAGATAACCCAGAATTAGTAGCTTTCGATGTAGCCTCGCTGAAAAATGATGTGGCTCAAGGAATGTATTTTGATAGTTCTATACCACAAGGATATGGTGTAGGGAGTAGCGGTGCTTTAGTTGCTGCTATATATGATAAATACGCCTTTGATAAAATAACAGTTTTAGAGAATCTTACTAGAGAAAAATTACTAACCTTAAAAACTATTTTTGGGAAAATGGAATCATTTTTTCATGGGAAGTCTTCAGGTCTAGATCCTTTAAATAGTTACTTAAGCTTACCTATTTTAATTAATTCTAAAGATAATATTGAATCGACTAGCATTCCTTCTCAAAACGCAGAAGGTAAAGGTGCTGTGTTTTTGTTAGATAGTGGTATTGTTGGAGAAACGGCACCAATGGTGCAAATTTTTATGGAGCAAATGAAAGAAAAAGGCTTCCGTAAAATGTTAAAAGAACAATTTATTAAACACACAGATGCCTGTGTAGAAGATTTTGTAAGCGGTAACGTAAGTTCTCTTTTTGGAAATTTAAAGCAACTTTCTCATGTAGTTTTAGATAACTTTAAACCAATGATTCCAGTGGAGTTTCATAAACTTTGGAAGCACGGGATTGATACGAACGAATACTACTTGAAACTTTGTGGTTCTGGTGGTGGTGGTTATATCCTAGGATTTACTGAAGATTTTGAGAAAGCTAAAAAATCCTTGAATGGTCATAAATTAGAAGTAGTCTATAACTTCTAA
- a CDS encoding TspO/MBR family protein translates to MKKQIYYISIAVAICLVIGFLSGFATKASILDWYPALNKPSFNPPNAVFAPVWSVLYVMMGISAGLVWAKGFHHIWVKTALYHFIFQLLFNALWSIVFFGLKQPFWALVVILTLLILIILTIRWFKVVHTTAAYLLIPYLLWVCFATALNYKIWELN, encoded by the coding sequence TTGAAAAAACAAATATATTATATTAGTATCGCTGTTGCCATTTGCTTGGTTATAGGATTTTTATCTGGCTTTGCCACAAAGGCCTCCATTTTAGATTGGTATCCTGCACTTAACAAACCTAGTTTTAACCCACCTAACGCTGTTTTTGCTCCGGTTTGGAGTGTATTGTATGTAATGATGGGTATTTCGGCCGGATTGGTTTGGGCTAAAGGATTTCATCATATTTGGGTAAAAACCGCTTTGTACCATTTTATATTTCAGCTACTTTTTAATGCCTTGTGGAGTATTGTCTTCTTTGGATTAAAGCAACCCTTCTGGGCATTGGTGGTGATTTTGACACTATTGATCCTTATTATACTCACCATCCGCTGGTTTAAAGTGGTACATACTACGGCCGCTTACCTTCTTATTCCTTATTTACTTTGGGTTTGCTTCGCCACTGCACTAAACTATAAAATCTGGGAGCTCAATTAA
- a CDS encoding glycerophosphodiester phosphodiesterase family protein encodes MKSITMLLFLLVASSCMKNKSLLVIGHRGAMGHETENTIPSIKKALELDVDMIEIDVFKIASGEIVVFHDDAIDRLTDGVGDIEEYTWSQLQKVTVKGNHKIPLLTEVIHVIDRKVPLNIELKGAGTAKDVNGIIAAYLKEGWVLDDFLISSFNWNELKVMRMENARIKIAVLIENDDPREALPLAKELKAVAINPDFEKLTLTIADEIKAAGFKIYPWTVNEPEAIDEMIQIGVDGVFTNFPERIK; translated from the coding sequence ATGAAAAGCATAACAATGCTTCTTTTTCTGCTAGTCGCTAGTTCGTGTATGAAAAATAAATCGCTATTAGTTATTGGGCATCGTGGAGCAATGGGTCACGAGACCGAAAATACAATTCCTTCTATAAAAAAAGCTTTAGAATTAGACGTGGACATGATAGAGATTGATGTCTTCAAAATTGCAAGTGGCGAAATAGTTGTTTTTCATGATGATGCTATTGATCGGTTAACAGACGGAGTAGGGGATATTGAAGAATATACATGGAGCCAATTGCAAAAAGTTACAGTAAAGGGAAATCATAAGATACCTTTACTCACGGAAGTGATACATGTAATTGATAGAAAGGTTCCTTTAAATATAGAATTGAAAGGCGCAGGAACTGCTAAGGATGTTAATGGCATTATAGCAGCATACCTCAAAGAGGGCTGGGTGTTAGATGATTTTTTAATTTCAAGCTTTAATTGGAATGAACTTAAAGTGATGCGTATGGAAAATGCGAGGATTAAAATTGCTGTGTTGATAGAAAATGATGATCCCCGAGAAGCCTTACCTTTAGCAAAAGAATTAAAGGCAGTGGCTATTAATCCAGATTTTGAAAAACTTACTTTGACAATAGCAGATGAAATAAAAGCAGCAGGATTTAAAATTTATCCATGGACCGTTAATGAGCCAGAGGCAATTGATGAAATGATACAAATTGGTGTAGATGGTGTATTTACCAACTTTCCAGAAAGAATAAAATAA
- a CDS encoding diphosphomevalonate/mevalonate 3,5-bisphosphate decarboxylase family protein: MIEKDFIPSAYNQTITEGKVSYKSPSNIALVKYWGKKENQLPQNPSISFTLDACATTTTVSFKKLDKLSDHYSFDLWFEGKVKEDFKPKIETFFSRVAVYLPFLKAYHFTIETSNSFPHSSGIASSASGMSALALCLVALEKQLNPEMNEDYFVQKASFLARLGSGSACRSIEGDIVQWGKHEKTKGSSDLFGIKYPYDVHDNFKRFHDTILLVDKGQKQVSSTVGHNLMHNHPFAIQRFEQAHDNLDKLITVFKSGDLKEFIAIVESEALTLHAMMMTSMPYFILMKPNTLEIINKIWEFREKSGSNVCFTLDAGANVHVLYPENEKDIVFQFIKEELIAYCENQQYICDRIGFGAKQLKMNA, translated from the coding sequence ATGATTGAAAAAGACTTTATTCCTTCGGCTTATAACCAAACAATTACAGAAGGTAAAGTAAGCTATAAATCACCTAGTAATATTGCTTTGGTTAAGTACTGGGGAAAGAAAGAAAATCAATTACCACAGAATCCGTCTATAAGTTTTACGCTAGATGCTTGTGCCACCACAACCACAGTATCTTTTAAAAAACTGGATAAATTATCGGATCATTATTCATTTGATTTATGGTTTGAAGGAAAGGTAAAGGAAGATTTTAAGCCTAAGATAGAGACCTTCTTTTCTAGGGTAGCGGTATACTTACCATTTTTAAAAGCGTATCATTTTACGATAGAAACATCTAACTCTTTTCCACATAGTAGCGGTATCGCATCTTCTGCAAGCGGAATGTCTGCCTTAGCTTTATGTTTGGTGGCTTTAGAAAAACAACTAAATCCAGAAATGAACGAGGATTATTTTGTTCAGAAAGCATCTTTTTTAGCCAGATTAGGGTCGGGGAGTGCATGTAGAAGTATTGAGGGTGATATTGTGCAATGGGGTAAGCATGAAAAAACAAAAGGGAGTTCAGATTTGTTTGGTATAAAGTATCCTTATGATGTACATGATAATTTTAAACGTTTTCATGATACTATCTTACTCGTAGATAAAGGTCAAAAGCAAGTAAGTAGTACGGTAGGGCACAATTTAATGCATAATCATCCTTTTGCAATACAGCGTTTTGAGCAAGCGCATGACAATTTAGATAAATTAATTACTGTTTTTAAAAGCGGTGATTTAAAAGAATTTATAGCTATTGTAGAAAGTGAGGCCTTAACCTTACATGCTATGATGATGACAAGTATGCCTTATTTTATTTTAATGAAACCCAATACTTTGGAAATCATTAATAAAATATGGGAGTTTAGAGAAAAATCTGGTTCAAATGTTTGCTTTACTTTGGATGCAGGAGCCAATGTTCATGTACTCTATCCTGAAAATGAAAAAGATATTGTTTTTCAATTTATTAAAGAAGAGTTAATTGCATATTGTGAAAACCAGCAGTATATTTGTGACCGAATTGGATTTGGTGCTAAACAATTAAAAATGAATGCCTAA
- a CDS encoding alpha-amylase family glycosyl hydrolase has product MRKWYALLILVIIFACKNDKKEEKIMKPTSSIKKKEVVYQVFTRLFGNTNTTNKPWGTIEENGVGKFSDFTEKALTEIKDLGVTHIWYTGIPHHDVIRDYTAIGISNDDPDIVKGRAGSPYAVKDYYNVNPDLADDPKNRLKEFQALIKRTHKVGLKLIIDIVPNHVARNYEGKTTPKGQEPFGASDDTSVEYHRDNNFYYIPNAEFQVPQWQDGYQPLGGEKISWADGKYTEIPARWTGNGSRLAQPDRNDWYETVKVNYGVRPDGSYDFEVLPDDFGAKDYKSHFEFWQDKNVPDSWVKFKDIALYWLAMGVDGFRFDMAEMVPVEFWSYMNSNIKMQNSTAFLLAEVYNPDLYRTYIYKGKMDYLYDKVELYDSLKHIMAGHGWTDHIETVERGMKDIEHHMLRFLENHDEQRIASPEFAGDAKIAKPAMVVSATLSTAPTMIYFGQEVGEPGAENAGFGSPSRTSIFDYIGVPTFQRWVNNKKFDGGQSTEDEKNLRDFYKRLLNFTIGSSALMGQYQEIHYYNKDHTEGYDHRVFTFCRWSDDEKLIIVTNFDKEKTYDFTLKVPEFMIEEWKLSSGIFPMEDQLYHISNPELKVTDTKIGEFSLQIKPLESFIFKLK; this is encoded by the coding sequence ATGAGAAAATGGTATGCTTTACTCATTTTAGTCATAATTTTTGCCTGTAAGAATGATAAAAAAGAAGAAAAAATCATGAAACCTACAAGTTCAATTAAAAAGAAGGAAGTAGTATACCAAGTGTTTACACGTCTTTTTGGAAATACAAATACAACCAACAAACCTTGGGGTACTATTGAAGAAAACGGAGTGGGAAAATTTTCTGATTTCACAGAAAAAGCGTTGACCGAAATTAAAGATTTAGGCGTAACACATATTTGGTATACCGGTATTCCCCATCATGATGTTATTAGAGATTATACGGCAATTGGCATTTCTAATGATGATCCGGATATTGTAAAAGGTAGAGCCGGTTCTCCATATGCAGTAAAAGATTATTACAATGTAAATCCAGATTTAGCAGATGATCCTAAAAATAGATTAAAAGAGTTTCAAGCATTAATTAAGCGTACGCACAAAGTAGGTTTAAAACTTATTATTGATATTGTTCCTAATCATGTGGCGCGCAATTATGAAGGTAAAACAACCCCTAAAGGTCAAGAGCCATTTGGAGCGTCTGATGATACCTCTGTAGAATACCATCGGGATAATAATTTTTATTACATCCCAAATGCGGAGTTTCAAGTTCCGCAATGGCAAGATGGATATCAACCTCTAGGAGGAGAAAAGATTAGTTGGGCAGATGGAAAATATACTGAGATTCCTGCGAGATGGACGGGTAATGGTTCTAGATTAGCACAACCAGATAGGAATGATTGGTATGAAACTGTAAAAGTTAATTATGGAGTACGGCCAGATGGTTCTTATGATTTTGAGGTGCTTCCTGATGATTTTGGTGCCAAAGATTATAAAAGCCATTTTGAGTTTTGGCAGGATAAAAATGTGCCAGATTCATGGGTAAAATTTAAAGACATTGCATTGTATTGGTTGGCAATGGGTGTAGATGGTTTTCGTTTTGATATGGCAGAAATGGTACCGGTGGAGTTTTGGAGCTATATGAATTCAAACATCAAAATGCAAAATTCAACCGCTTTTCTATTGGCGGAAGTGTATAATCCTGATTTGTATCGGACTTACATTTATAAAGGAAAAATGGATTATCTGTATGATAAGGTAGAACTCTATGATAGTCTTAAACATATCATGGCTGGTCATGGGTGGACAGATCATATAGAAACGGTAGAACGTGGTATGAAAGATATCGAGCACCATATGCTTCGTTTTTTAGAAAATCATGATGAGCAGCGTATTGCGAGTCCTGAATTTGCAGGAGACGCTAAAATTGCAAAACCTGCAATGGTAGTGTCTGCTACCTTAAGTACGGCGCCTACCATGATTTATTTTGGGCAAGAAGTAGGAGAGCCGGGAGCAGAGAACGCAGGTTTTGGGAGCCCAAGCAGAACATCAATATTTGATTATATTGGAGTGCCAACATTTCAGCGTTGGGTGAATAACAAAAAATTTGACGGAGGACAGTCTACTGAAGACGAGAAAAATTTACGAGATTTTTATAAGCGCCTTTTAAATTTCACCATTGGGAGTAGTGCTTTGATGGGGCAATATCAAGAAATTCATTATTATAATAAGGACCATACAGAAGGTTACGATCATCGTGTATTTACATTTTGTAGATGGTCTGATGATGAAAAATTAATTATAGTTACAAATTTTGATAAAGAAAAGACGTACGATTTTACGTTAAAAGTTCCGGAGTTTATGATTGAAGAATGGAAGCTGTCATCAGGAATATTTCCAATGGAAGATCAATTATACCATATTTCAAATCCAGAATTAAAAGTGACGGATACTAAAATAGGTGAGTTCTCCTTACAAATAAAGCCTTTAGAATCATTTATCTTTAAATTAAAATAA
- a CDS encoding NAD(P)/FAD-dependent oxidoreductase, with the protein MFDVIIVGGGAAGFYAAIHIAETNPAFKIAILERGKEVLTKVKVSGGGRCNVTHAEFDPNELVKNYPRGEKELRGPFHTYCSGDTIAFFDKRGITLKIEEDGRMFPESNTSQTIVDCFTSEAERLGIKLLRNSSVVAIETVQESEESPLEGWMITSIQKKYYAKKLLVTTGSNPKIWKLLEKLGHTIVPPVPSLFTFNIKDNRIDGIPGVSTYASVEVLEKTLPSKVTIHLKTKVASKALLVSDGPLLITHWGMSGPAILKLSAWGARMLNDWNYRFKIKVNWLPDYEEEGMLQLLLQIKGVEAKKTVLRTNAVAIPKRLWVNLVKASDISEEVKWADVTKVQLQQLAKELTAGEYHVDGKSTFKEEFVTAGGVDLKEINFKTYESKIVANLFFAGEVINVDAITGGFNFQNAWTSGYISAQAIAAKE; encoded by the coding sequence ATGTTTGATGTTATTATAGTAGGTGGCGGGGCAGCTGGTTTTTATGCTGCAATCCATATCGCAGAAACAAATCCTGCTTTCAAAATAGCTATACTAGAACGTGGTAAAGAAGTACTAACAAAAGTTAAAGTTTCTGGTGGTGGGCGCTGCAATGTAACACATGCAGAATTTGATCCTAATGAATTGGTTAAAAATTACCCAAGAGGAGAAAAAGAATTACGCGGACCTTTTCATACCTATTGTAGCGGAGATACTATTGCTTTTTTCGATAAAAGAGGAATTACACTTAAGATAGAAGAAGATGGAAGGATGTTTCCGGAAAGTAATACCTCGCAAACCATAGTAGATTGTTTTACCAGTGAAGCAGAGCGCTTGGGTATAAAATTACTTAGGAATAGTTCTGTTGTAGCTATTGAGACTGTTCAGGAATCTGAAGAATCACCTTTGGAGGGTTGGATGATAACATCTATTCAGAAAAAATATTACGCTAAAAAACTATTAGTTACTACAGGGAGTAATCCAAAAATATGGAAGCTTTTAGAGAAATTAGGGCATACGATAGTGCCGCCAGTTCCGTCATTATTTACCTTTAATATTAAAGATAATCGTATAGATGGTATTCCAGGGGTAAGCACTTATGCTTCGGTAGAAGTGTTGGAAAAAACCTTGCCAAGTAAAGTAACCATCCATCTAAAAACTAAAGTAGCCTCGAAGGCATTATTAGTTTCAGATGGTCCTTTACTAATTACGCATTGGGGTATGAGCGGGCCGGCGATTTTAAAGCTTTCTGCTTGGGGTGCTAGAATGTTGAATGATTGGAATTACCGTTTTAAGATTAAAGTAAATTGGCTTCCTGACTATGAAGAGGAAGGAATGTTGCAATTACTACTTCAAATAAAAGGAGTAGAAGCAAAAAAAACGGTGTTGCGTACAAATGCAGTAGCTATTCCTAAAAGGCTCTGGGTTAATTTAGTAAAGGCTTCAGATATTTCAGAAGAAGTGAAATGGGCAGATGTTACTAAGGTTCAATTACAGCAATTAGCAAAAGAATTAACCGCAGGAGAATATCATGTAGATGGTAAAAGTACGTTTAAAGAAGAATTTGTTACCGCCGGCGGGGTAGATTTGAAAGAAATTAATTTTAAAACCTATGAAAGCAAAATAGTAGCTAATTTGTTTTTTGCAGGAGAGGTTATAAATGTGGACGCCATAACAGGGGGTTTTAATTTTCAAAATGCATGGACTAGCGGATATATTTCTGCTCAGGCAATTGCCGCTAAAGAATAA
- a CDS encoding geranylgeranylglycerol-phosphate geranylgeranyltransferase, which translates to MLNRKNKLLLLKLLSLFSVVRGYNILIIVIAQYLASIYILSPNLPLRKVVFDFNLFLIVLSSAMVIAAGYIINNFYDAEKDLINKPRKTMLDRLVSQRFKLSTYFVLNFLAALVASYVSFKAVLFFSSYIFGIWIYSHKLKRIPFVGNFISATLAVAPFFVVFVYYKNFESVIFVHALFLFLVILARELIKDLENMAGDLAQNYKTIPILYGENTSKTIIGMLFLLTLIPSMLLIFKFDVGYMYGYFIACVVLLLLCLVLLLRSDSKKHYILLHNILKLIIIAGVFSILLINVDLVLNRIL; encoded by the coding sequence ATGCTTAATAGAAAAAACAAGCTCCTGCTTTTAAAGTTATTGAGTCTGTTTTCTGTTGTTAGGGGGTACAATATTTTAATTATTGTAATCGCCCAATATTTAGCATCTATTTATATCTTATCACCTAATTTACCACTCCGCAAAGTGGTTTTTGATTTTAATCTTTTCCTTATTGTTTTATCTTCTGCCATGGTTATTGCAGCGGGTTATATCATAAATAATTTTTACGATGCAGAAAAAGATCTGATAAATAAGCCGCGCAAAACAATGCTAGATAGGTTGGTAAGTCAACGTTTTAAACTAAGCACTTATTTTGTCTTAAATTTTTTAGCAGCCTTAGTCGCAAGCTATGTTTCTTTCAAAGCTGTTTTGTTTTTCTCTTCGTATATTTTCGGAATTTGGATCTATTCACACAAGTTAAAAAGAATCCCATTTGTAGGTAATTTTATTTCGGCCACACTTGCCGTGGCGCCCTTTTTTGTAGTTTTTGTATATTATAAAAACTTTGAATCGGTCATATTTGTGCATGCACTATTTTTATTTTTAGTCATTTTAGCACGAGAACTAATCAAAGATTTAGAGAATATGGCAGGAGATTTGGCTCAGAATTATAAAACGATCCCTATTCTCTATGGGGAGAATACCTCAAAAACTATTATTGGTATGTTGTTTCTTCTGACTTTAATTCCTTCCATGCTATTGATCTTTAAATTTGATGTAGGATACATGTACGGCTATTTTATAGCTTGTGTTGTTTTGCTGCTGCTATGCCTAGTTTTGTTGTTGCGTTCAGATTCTAAAAAACACTACATCTTATTACATAATATTCTAAAGCTTATTATTATCGCAGGGGTTTTTAGTATCTTGTTGATTAATGTAGATCTGGTATTAAATAGAATTTTATAG
- a CDS encoding glycoside hydrolase family 65 protein, producing MNQDYIKPNDWSIIEEGFDKERVKSSESLFSIGNGAMGQRANFEEKYTGHTFQGSYIAGVYYPDKTRVGWWKNGYPEYFAKVLNAPNWIGIDVLINGVYLDLNTCKAVAGYKRELNMKEGWYQRSFEATLPNDIVVKVKATRFLSLDINEIGAIQYELTSVGSDAEIIFEPFLDSGITNEDSNWDDKFWNTTAISSEMNQAFIEAHTMKTNFATCTFMQSQMLYKGEVSAQKPVETRTEFLIKHSYSQKVKKGEAVTLQKFGGYTVDQNHKASALVAAAKTALKKASSLGFDSLLEKQKLAWAKIWEMSDITIVGDVKAQQGIRFNIFQLNQTYLGTDSRLNIGPKGFTGEKYGGSTYWDTEAYCIPFYMATKEQKVARNLLEYRYNHLEKAIENAQKLGFSNGAALYPMVTMNGEECHNEWEITFEEIHRNGAIAFAIYNYYRYTGDYTYIPEMGLEVLIGIARFWHQRATFSTQKESYVILGVTGPNEYENNVNNNWYTNYLAKWCISYTLEQLEKVKDGYSEDYHRIIGVTKLSENETEKWGEVANNMYFPFSKEHDVFLQQDGFLDKELISVANLPKSQRPINQKWSWDRILRSPYIKQADTLQGFYLFEDQFSLESLEKHFDFYEPFTVHESSLSPCVHSIQAAKLNRMEQAYTFYLRTSRLDLDDYNKEVEEGLHITSMAGTWMSIVEGFGGMRVVEDKLSFIPRIPEQWETYSFKINFRKRILKVTVSQKETKFQLEGTEETSIRVHGKRVVITPNKETIVSN from the coding sequence ATGAATCAAGATTATATAAAGCCAAATGATTGGTCAATTATAGAGGAAGGTTTTGATAAAGAACGTGTAAAATCTTCAGAAAGTTTATTTAGCATAGGAAACGGCGCCATGGGGCAACGTGCTAATTTTGAAGAAAAATATACGGGTCACACCTTTCAAGGAAGCTATATAGCAGGTGTTTATTATCCGGATAAAACACGTGTGGGCTGGTGGAAAAATGGGTATCCAGAATATTTTGCCAAAGTGTTAAATGCGCCAAATTGGATCGGCATTGATGTTCTGATAAACGGAGTTTATTTAGATTTAAATACTTGTAAAGCTGTTGCTGGCTACAAGAGAGAGCTTAATATGAAAGAGGGTTGGTATCAACGCTCTTTTGAGGCAACATTGCCCAATGATATAGTGGTTAAGGTTAAAGCAACTCGCTTTTTAAGTTTAGATATCAATGAAATAGGAGCTATTCAGTATGAGCTCACATCAGTTGGGTCAGATGCGGAAATTATTTTTGAACCTTTTTTAGATAGTGGTATCACCAATGAAGATAGTAATTGGGATGATAAGTTTTGGAATACCACGGCTATTTCTTCAGAAATGAATCAGGCTTTTATTGAGGCACATACCATGAAAACTAATTTTGCGACCTGCACATTTATGCAGTCTCAAATGCTGTATAAGGGTGAGGTTAGTGCTCAAAAACCTGTAGAGACAAGGACAGAATTTTTAATAAAACATTCTTATTCTCAAAAAGTAAAAAAGGGAGAAGCAGTAACGCTTCAAAAATTTGGAGGGTATACCGTGGACCAAAATCATAAAGCATCTGCCTTGGTTGCGGCAGCAAAAACAGCTTTGAAAAAAGCATCAAGCTTGGGCTTCGATTCGCTTTTAGAAAAGCAGAAATTAGCATGGGCTAAGATTTGGGAAATGAGTGATATTACTATTGTTGGCGATGTAAAAGCACAACAAGGTATTAGATTCAATATTTTCCAATTGAATCAAACATATTTAGGAACGGATTCTCGTTTAAATATTGGCCCAAAAGGATTTACAGGTGAGAAGTATGGAGGAAGCACCTATTGGGATACGGAAGCGTATTGTATTCCGTTTTACATGGCTACTAAGGAACAAAAGGTTGCGCGTAATCTTTTAGAATACCGATACAATCATTTAGAAAAAGCAATTGAAAATGCGCAGAAGTTAGGGTTCTCTAACGGTGCAGCATTATACCCTATGGTAACCATGAATGGTGAAGAGTGCCATAATGAATGGGAAATTACTTTTGAGGAAATTCATAGAAATGGGGCTATAGCTTTCGCTATATATAATTATTACCGTTATACTGGAGATTATACGTATATACCAGAAATGGGGCTAGAAGTTCTCATCGGAATTGCGCGTTTCTGGCACCAAAGGGCAACTTTTTCTACCCAAAAAGAAAGTTATGTAATTTTAGGCGTTACCGGTCCTAATGAGTATGAGAACAACGTTAATAATAACTGGTATACAAACTATTTAGCAAAATGGTGTATCAGCTACACTTTAGAGCAACTAGAAAAGGTCAAAGATGGGTATTCAGAAGATTATCACAGGATTATAGGGGTCACTAAACTTTCTGAGAATGAGACAGAAAAATGGGGAGAAGTGGCTAATAACATGTACTTTCCTTTTTCAAAAGAACATGATGTTTTTCTACAGCAAGACGGGTTCTTGGATAAGGAATTAATATCCGTAGCGAATTTACCAAAATCTCAACGCCCTATTAATCAGAAATGGAGTTGGGATCGCATTTTGCGTTCTCCCTATATAAAACAAGCAGATACCTTGCAAGGATTTTATCTTTTTGAAGATCAATTTTCGCTGGAGTCATTAGAGAAGCATTTTGATTTTTATGAGCCATTTACGGTACATGAATCATCTTTGTCTCCTTGTGTACATAGTATTCAAGCCGCTAAATTAAATAGAATGGAACAAGCGTATACGTTTTATTTGCGCACTTCTAGATTAGATTTAGATGATTATAATAAGGAGGTTGAAGAAGGATTGCATATTACCTCTATGGCAGGTACTTGGATGAGTATCGTAGAAGGTTTTGGAGGCATGCGTGTAGTGGAAGATAAATTATCTTTTATTCCTCGAATTCCAGAGCAGTGGGAGACTTATTCCTTCAAAATTAATTTTAGAAAGCGCATCTTAAAAGTTACGGTTTCGCAAAAAGAAACGAAGTTTCAGCTAGAAGGAACAGAAGAGACCTCTATACGGGTACATGGAAAGCGTGTGGTCATCACTCCTAATAAAGAAACAATAGTTTCTAATTAA